Proteins from a single region of Cydia splendana chromosome 9, ilCydSple1.2, whole genome shotgun sequence:
- the LOC134793900 gene encoding uncharacterized protein LOC134793900 produces MEQLISLLQDTATILQKTQTNLKKCPKARLTKGYLESRLKSIEHYWSIFQNAHQDLLKCTPTEKRMDIPYLVNEDYYIYEDLYFCLSGDIKDMLSSFSIGKCNHTASTATDSSNITGDKVKLPRVQPPVFSGSYEDWPTFQDIFESLIHSNSSLSDVVKLHFLKNSVTGEAQALLKNIQVTDANYDEAWKTLKNRYGNKRIIVNAIMKRLFSQKKIYSQTSNQIKSLLDTTTECLNSLSNLKVSVESWDPMIVHLIVLKLDTETHKDWEEYSFKSTPDDLPKWSELRTFLETKFRTLEFIHHTTSAVPSVSRPATQKTFHLTSPAPSNEQSSLNTTPAATSSRTCIKCNDNHTLSHCKEFANMDVTERTDYVKTNNLCYNCLLSGHSMFRCRLPTSCQVCHKRHHSLLHHTKNENIKAHLSQIEENTEDDVPKEEVEDDITVATHFITKKSDALLATALVLVKGETGQVLTLRALIDQGSEANFITERAVQMMKLHKTPVRGSATGLESMKTSVNSMVQCELQSRFDTDFNLNINAFVLSTRVTAELPSQALTKTHHAWQHLNGLDLADPNYHQPGRIDMLLGVKVYAQIIMNGLIKGPPGSPCTQNTSLGWIVFGDAEGNSSKNIIVMHHKLNLDLLVKNMWELESAEKPELTADEKLCESIHANTTTRTKEGRYVVKLPTRTEEIKSTEGQTKDIALRRFRQLERKFEKDEEFKREYTKVIEEYSTLKHMEEVPDTEIEAPSVYLPHHAVIRNDKDTSKVRAVFDASSKGINNISLNEELLVGPQLQEDLRNIIMRWRMKKICFVADIQKMYRQIMVTKQDADLQRILWRKCAADPIKEYRLLRVTFGTASAPYLAVKTLQRVAEDEGKHHPVAAKTIKEDFYMDDLMSGQDNTEDAVDVAKNIAIILKNGGFDLQKWSSNSTSFLKQFPPDERNSNVNMDINLDGTVRALGISWNMGEDSFQYKLELPQPPITITKRNILAETQKLFDPLGWLAPSIIQAKMLIQKIWLHRSSWDDEVEPEIKEEWLNIRHNFENLKDVNIPRWLHTTKLRLDKTTIHGFSDASTKAYAAVAYLRVETEEGEIKTNIIAAKVRVSPVKPVSLPRLELCGAALLTKLLKQIREAMRIPESQVFAWSDSTIVLSWLKGDPNRWQTFVRNRVVSILDDIGDKWYHVTSQSNPADIASRGSPLPELIAHHLWWNGPEWLKTHDIPFNKSDATTDLEMKRTFHTSLEVQEEDNYSIISQFDNFDDLQELVKTVTYCKRFLNYKKLTPNPTFTTEELQNSLTTCIKLVQQQTFNDDITRLQNNKNVRCDSKLKSLNPYLDEVNILRVGGRLKHANLNEDSKNPIILDIDVSE; encoded by the exons atgGAACAATTAATAAGTTTGTTACAAGATACAGCAACTATATTACAAAAAACTCAAACAAATCTCAAGAAATGTCCTAAAGCACGACTTACAAAGGGGTATCTTGAATCGCGATTAAAAAGCATAGAACACTACTGGAGTATATTTCAAAATGCGCATCAAGACCTTCTTAAGTGTACACCTACGGAAAAGCGAATGGATATACCATATTTGGTTAATGAAGATTACTACATTTATGAAGATTTATACTTCTGTTTAAGTGGCGATATAAAGGACATGTTATCGTCGTTTTCGATTGGTAAATGTAATCATACTGCCAGTACGGCCACTGACAGCTCTAATATAACCGGCGATAAAGTGAAGTTACCTCGCGTACAGCCACCAGTTTTCAGTGGCAGTTATGAAGATTGGCCAACGTTTCAAGACATATTTGAGTCACTTATACACAGCAACAGCTCGTTATCCGACGTCGTGAAGTTGCATTTTTTGAAAAATAGTGTCACTGGCGAAGCACAAGCTTTACTCAAGAACATACAAGTAACAGACGCTAATTACGACGAAGCTTGGAAGACTTTAAAGAACCGTTACGGAAACAAAAGAATCATTGTTAATGCTATTATGAAGAGATTATTTTCGCAGAAAAAGATATACTCGCAAACTTCTAACCAAATCAAGTCACTTTTAGACACAACTACGGAGTGTTTGAACAGTCTAAGCAACCTTAAAGTATCTGTCGAGTCCTGGGATCCTATGATAGTGCATTTGATTGTGTTGAAACTGGATACAGAGACCCACAAGGACTGGGAAGAATATTCCTTTAAGAGTACACCGGATGACTTACCGAAGTGGTCTGAATTGAGGACTTTTCTTGAAACCAAATTCCGTACTTTGGAATTTATTCACCACACTACTTCGGCCGTTCCTTCAGTTTCTCGACCGGCTACGCAGAAAACCTTTCATTTAACTTCGCCAGCTCCTTCAAATGAACAAAGTAGCTTGAATACAACACCAGCAGCGACTTCAAGTAGAACATGTATCAAGTGTAATGATAATCACACGCTGAGCCACTGTAAGGAGTTTGCAAATATGGACGTAACTGAAAGAACTGACTACGTGAAAACAAACAATCTATGTTATAACTGCCTACTCAGCGGTCACTCCATGTTCAGGTGTCGTTTACCAACATCCTGCCAAGTCTGTCACAAACGTCATCATTCTCTATTGCACCACACAAAGAATGAAAATATAAAGGCACATCTTAGTCAGATAGAAGAAAATACTGAGGATGACGTACCAAAAGAAGAAGTAGAAGATGATATCACTGTAGCGACGCACTTCATTACTAAAAAGTCAGATGCTTTATTAGCTACAGCGCTTGTCCTAGTGAAGGGTGAGACGGGGCAAGTGCTCACACTGCGGGCTTTGATTGATCAAGGTTCAGAAGCGAACTTCATCACGGAGAGAGCCGTGCAGATGATGAAACTACACAAGACACCTGTCAGGGGTTCAGCCACAGGACTGGAATCAATGAAGACCTCGGTCAACAGTATGGTACAGTGTGAGCTTCAGTCAAGATTTGACACTGACTTCAACCTAAACATCAATGCATTTGTCTTGTCTACTCGAGTAACCGCTGAACTTCCATCACAAGCACTCACCAAGACTCATCACGCTTGGCAGCATCTTAATGGACTCGATCTGGCAGACCCGAACTACCATCAACCAGGTCGAATAGACATGCTTCTAGGCGTTAAGGTCTATGCACAAATTATAATGAATGGCTTAATCAAGGGTCCTCCAGGCTCACCATGTACACAAAATACAAGCCTTGGATGGATTGTGTTCGGAGATGCTGAAGGCAATtcttcaaaaaatattattgtcaTGCATCACAAACTGAACTTAGACCTTCTGGTAAAAAACATGTGGGAACTGGAGTCAGCAGAAAAACCAGAACTTACAGCGGATGAGAAACTTTGTGAATCTATTCATGCAAATACAACTACCAGAACTAAAGAAGGAAGATATGTAGTGAAACTCCCCACAAGAACAGAGGAAATAAAGTCAACAGAAGGACAAACAAAGGACATAGCACTGAGAAGATTCAGACAACTAGAAAGAAAATTTGAAAAGGACGAAGAATTCAAAAGGGAATACACCAAAGTCATAGAAGAATATTCAACATTGAAGCACATGGAAGAAGTTCCAGACACTGAAATAGAAGCCCCATCAGTATATCTCCCACATCATGCTGTGATTCGGAACGACAAGGACACATCTAAAGTTAGAGCTGTGTTTGATGCTTCATCTAAAGGCATAAACAATATTTCACTTAATGAAGAGTTACTGGTGGGTCCACAGCTTCAAGAAGATTTAAGGAACATAATCATGAGATGGCGTATGAAGAAAATCTGCTTCGTTGCAGACATACAGAAAATGTATCgtcaaattatggttacaaaacAAGATGCAGATCTGCAGCGTATACTTTGGCGCAAATGTGCAGCTGACCCTATTAAAGAATATCGCCTGCTTCGTGTCACGTTTGGTACAGCATCTGCACCATACTTAGCTGTGAAAACGTTACAAAGGGTCGCAGAAGACGAAGGAAAACATCATCCAGTAGCTGCAAAAACGATTAAAGAAGATTtctacatggatgacctcatgTCGGGCCAAGATAACACAGAAGACGCCGTAGATGTAGCGAAAAATATAGCAATTATTCTGAAAAACGGAGGATTCGATCTGCAGAAATGGTCGTCTAATAGCACCAGCTTTTTAAAGCAATTCCCACCTGATGAGAGAAACAGTAATGTAAACATGGACATCAACCTAGACGGAACTGTACGTGCACTGGGTATCAGTTGGAACATGGGTGAAGACAGTTTTCAGTACAAACTTGAACTACCCCAGCCGCCGATAACTATTACAAAGAGAAACATACTAGCAGAAACACAAAAGTTGTTCGATCCTTTGGGGTGGTTGGCACCAAGCATAATTCAAGCCAAGATGCTTATCCAGAAAATTTGGTTGCACCGATCAAGTTGGGATGATGAAGTAGAACCTGAAATAAAAGAAGAATGGTTAAACATAAGACACAATTTTGAAAACTTAAAGGACGTCAATATACCAAGATGGCTACACACAACTAAACTAAGACTAGATAAAACTACGATACATGGATTTTCTGATGCGTCTACAAAGGCTTATGCAGCTGTCGCTTATTTAAGAGTAGAAACTGAAGAAGGTGAAATCAAGACGAATATCATAGCAGCTAAAGTCCGTGTAAGTCCAGTGAAGCCAGTGTCTTTGCCACGATTAGAACTGTGTGGCGCTGCGCTGCTTACAAAGCTGCTTAAACAAATAAGAGAAGCCATGAGAATCCCGGAAAGCCAAGTGTTCGCATGGAGTGACTCAACAATAGTTTTGTCGTGGTTAAAGGGAGACCCTAACCGCTGGCAAACCTTCGTCAGAAATCGCGTGGTGTCCATTCTCGATGATATTGGCGATAAATGGTATCATGTCACATCCCAATCGAACCCTGCGGATATTGCGTCACGTGGTTCCCCGTTACCAGAACTCATCGCACATCATTTATGGTGGAACGGGCCAGAATGGCTAAAGACTCATGACATtccatttaataaatcagaCGCCACGACAGACCTGGAAATGAAACGAACCTTTCACACCAGCTTGGAAGTACAAGAGGAagataattattcaattataagCCAGTTTGACAATTTTGATGATTTACAAGAACTTGTTAAGACAGTTACATACTGCAAACGCTTTTTAAATTATAAGAAGCTTACTCCGAACCCTACATTCACAACAGAAGAGTTACAAAATTCATTGACGACTTGCATTAAATTGGTTCAACAACAAACATTTAATGATGATATAACTAGAttacaaaataacaaaaatgtaaGATGTGACAGTAAATTGAAATCATTAAATCCTTACCTGGATGAAGTTAATATACTCAGGGTGGGCGGTCGTCTTAAACACGCAAATCTGAACGAAGACAGTAAGAACCCTATAATTCTGGACA TCGATGTCTCAGAATAG